From a region of the Malania oleifera isolate guangnan ecotype guangnan chromosome 12, ASM2987363v1, whole genome shotgun sequence genome:
- the LOC131143733 gene encoding eukaryotic translation initiation factor 5A translates to MSDEEHHFESKADAGASKTFPQQAGTIRKNGYIVIKNRPCKVVEVSTSKTGKHGHAKCHFVGIDIFNGKKLEDIVPSSHNCDVPHVNRTDYQLIDISEDGFVSLLTESGNTKDDLRLPTDDNLLSQIKDGFADGKDLVVSVMCAMGEEQICALKDIGPK, encoded by the exons ATGTCGGACGAGGAGCACCACTTCGAGTCGAAGGCCGATGCGGGAGCTTCGAAGACATTTCCTCAGCAGGCTGGTACCATTCGCAAGAATGGTTACATTGTGATAAAAAACAGGCCTTGCAAG GTTGTGGAGGTTTCAACTTCTAAAACTGGCAAGCACGGCCATGCCAAGTGTCACTTTGTTGGAATTGACATCTTCAATGGAAAAAAACTTGAAGATATTGTGCCCTCCTCCCACAACTGTGAT GTTCCCCATGTCAACCGTACTGATTACCAGCTGATTGATATATCTGAGGATGGATTT GTCAGTCTGCTGACTGAGAGTggtaatactaaagatgatctgaGGCTTCCAACTGATGACAATCTGCTCTCGCAG ATCAAAGATGGATTTGCTGATGGAAAAGACCTTGTTGTCTCTGTAATGTGTGCCATGGGAGAGGAGCAGATCTGTGCCCTGAAGGACATTGGCCCCAAGTAA